In Misgurnus anguillicaudatus chromosome 14, ASM2758022v2, whole genome shotgun sequence, the genomic window gtgtgtgtgtgtttaaaacagtaaGCATATTTCATAGATTATATAAATGTGTGCCCGCTGCTGGACCACATGTTTAGATAAGCAGATCGACAGGAGGATTTGTGTTTTCTAGCTTTACATCTTCATCTCATTCAgtggtttgttttgtttaagaGTTACTATGTTTAATGTTTGCTTGCGACAGACAGACTCTCTGTTTGACTAATAAATATAGTTATGTAACGATAACACAACACAAAAAACCCTCACACAGCTTTCCTGTGCCTGTCTGTTTGTCATGgcaaagacttaaacatccaAAATATGATTACAAAATAATGTCTTTAACTGATTCAACAGACAAACTAGTACAGGACATGTCTAGATGAGGTTAATAGTGCTGGTAAACAAATAGCCACCCCGTGAACACAAGGGCACTTTGACAGGGTCACACTATAGGAGTCCTGCAGTGATACTGGCATTCACacaaacaacacaacacatatCTGCATTCATTATTGAGAAATGAGTGGTCACGCTTTAGTATCCCAGCAAGCAGTTTTGTGTGCACTGAAAAAATCTTTGCAGCcatcattttttgtttgtttgttaaatcaactcagatttacaagtcattaggggtcaagcccagaatgggcgagacCCCTATTgggattgttagttttcttattattattattatctattattcttcttcttccgccattgcgtctatggcagcccatagaaccgtacgtaggaaagttatgaaatttggcacactcatagaggacattccaaatagtcaccacaccaaatttggagtgtctatgtcaaacccaatagcgccaccaacagtccaaattttcacttacatttttggttataactgctgacccgtacgtcatagaaacgcaattcttgtttcttctgattcctttgCTCATGCCGATtcgattgcaccatatgacgtcatttcctttatgctaattatttcgatattttgaattgtttgtaaaacctactttttcgaactcgtcctagagcttttgtccaatttgcgtaaagaatgtgtgtgtaagatctacagacactcatggcaaaaagttatggaattcgtgtTGATTCACCAATCCGTTATCGTATAACGCGTCaatgaattttacgtagagcgcgaaaaaacggatttgaggctgtatcttcaccaaagttAAGCGTATTCATACGAAacttggtagttttgatggcagtcacGACCTGAGGGTCCATGcccagtttcgtcacagcgccacctagtgttcaCGAGATTTGAAAAACGGCTAtctttgcttataactactgcaaacttgagtctaaaattataaaagtgctattgttagatttcttgaggcatgccgagtcaaacgataccaaaaggttttcggtcggccattttgggggtcagccattttgaattttaactttttttgtaggaaagttatgaaatttggcacactcaaagaggacattccaaatagtccccacaccaaatttggagtgtctatgtcaaacccgatagcgccaccaacagtccaaattttcacttacatttttggttataactgctgacccgtacgtcatagaaacgcaattcttgtttcttctgattccttggctcatgccaattcgattgcaccatatgacATCATATCCGtcatgctaattatttcgatatttttaattgtttgtaaaacctactttttcgaactcgtcctagagcttttgtccaatttgcgtaaagaatgggtgtgtagcatctagagacactcatggcaaaaagttatgaaaTTCATGTCGATTCGCCAATCCGTTTCCGTAcaccgcgtcaacaaattttacgcaGAGTGGGaacaaacggatttgaggcagtatcttcgccaaagttaaacatattcacatgagatttggtagttttgatggcagtcatgacctgagggtgcgtgcacagtttcggtacagcgccacctagtttgAGCATGTTGATGAGCATGCCGCAATGGATTTGCggctatatcttcgcaaaaGGTTTGCACATTCAGTGGTTCAGGGGTTAGTggtggttgtctacaaatcggaaggttggtggttcaaaccccagctccacctgaccaagtgtcaagATGTCCATGAGTTATATGCCATAACAGTCAttgaaaagtgatttttttttgcttataactactgcaaaatttagtctaaattcatgaaagtgctattgttagattccttgaggcatgccgagtcaaatgatatcaaaacgttttctgtctgccattttcaataacaaagcatacccactttttcaaaactcctcctacagcgttcgtttgattggcttggaTTTGGTACACACAATCTAGACTCTAGAGAAAAAGTTTTTGTCAGTTGTTGTATAGCACATCAACAAATATAATGGCGGGCACAAAAatggatttgaggctatatcttcgcaaaggttttgcacattgatgtgtgtattggcagtggttcagtggttagtgtaggttgtccacaaatcggaaggttggtggttcaaaccccagctccacctgaccaagtgatgAGGTGTCCATGAGTGAGACATCTAAGCCCAAATGCTCCCGATGAGCTGGATGGCTCTTGTGTGGCTGACACTGTATGAATAGGTGAATGTTTCACAACTTGTAAATGTCATGAACTGAGGGTGTATGGAATGTTTTgttacagcaccacctagttcatcagtgacattttttgaaagcccttgtaaacttttcagtgCCCCTACTGGTTAGAAGTTTTGAGGCTTTATCTCCAGATCACTTTatcgtatgtacaccaaatttggatttgtcatcacaatcatgacctgaggcaccatattgtttcggtgcagtgcccccagtggtcaagtcatttgaggctatatttcaacattgcttaatcatatgtatatcaaattttgtgggtgtcatcacaatcatgacccaaggcatcatctattgtttcggtgcagtgccacctagtggtcaagtcatttgaggccatatctccacattgcttaatcatatgtacaccaaatttggtgggtgtcatcacaatcatgacctgatgcaccatctattgtaTCGGTGCAGTGCCttctagtggtcaagtcatttgaggctatatatcaacattgcttaattgtatgtatatcaaatttggtgggtgtcatcacaatcatgacctgaggcaccatctgttGTTTCGGGGCAGTGCCCCctcgtggtcaagtcatttgaggctatatctcaacattgcttaatcgtatgtatatcaaatttggtgaatgtcatcacaatcatgacctgaggaaccatctattgtttcgatgcagtgccccctagtggtcaagtcatttgaggctatatctccacattgcttaatcgtatgtacaccaaatttggtgggtgtcttcACAAtcgtgacctgaggcaccatctattgttttagtgcagtgccccctagtggtcaagtcatttgaggctatatctcaacattgcttaatcatatgtatattaaatttggtgggtgtcatcacaaacatGACCTGAGGCAAAACCCATTATTTCTACACAGCACTCAGgatttgaaaaatggctatatttgccttaatctactgaaaacttcttaaatcttaaatcatgacggtCATCAACCAAtacttcattctgtgcccttttcggcttgaccccggcatcgctgcttgcagctatattttcaacttactattatttatcttgacaagagatgaagGTGAcatttttcaactatattttataagttaaaacaacttatcTGTAATTATAACAGTTCATCTCTAGTCAAGTTAAGtgatagtaagttgaaatgacttgtaaatctgagttgattcaacaaaaagcAAATAAAGGCAGCAAATAATTCCTTACAGTGTGTAAAAGACATCTAATATCCGTCCATACactcctagactaaaacaagaGAGAATTGGGGCTCTCAGTGATAATTGTATAGATGTCTATCTAACCATATAGctcaaaaaataaatgaaataaaataaatcactaAATAAATGACAGCAAACAGCTTGTAAACACTGTTGACTTTGATTGAATATCTCACATTTATTTATCACATTTATTACATCTCAGTTATTTTGGTAAAGCAGCACGcataaccaaattcaagtttattttggcttgtATTTACAACTCAATGTCTTGATAAATCCTATTTTTGAATTTCTATGTGGTTTGGGGTGAAACGTTTTTTGGGGTGTTGCTGCCTTCTGGGTCTTTATATTTAAACATTACCTATtgttcttgtgtgtgtgtgtgtttatatatgaaattaaacttttacgTGAAGACATCTGACTTTTATCCAGTGATATTTAGATTGACCTGCTGTCAGTTCATCTCAGCGTAATCTCTCTACAAAACAACCTGTAGGAAAGACTGAGATCACATACAGCATTCATTTAAAGTCTTACTGTGAAGTGTCCTACTTCTCATATTATATATCCTGAGACTTCACCATCTCacgtgtgtgttgtgttgtgtgacAGAGGAGATCTAAAGATGTGAGATATGTTCTCTACTCATTAATGTTATTGCtttgatttagtttttatttgaagTATTTTGGTGAAACACTCGAGATAAAGTTGATACCGAGGAGAAaaccacaaaaaaaatcaacctcTGAGCAATAAGATTTCCTCTGGGATCAAAGTGAAGCATAAAAACTGACTTGAAAGAATGTTTGTCCGACTTTATGGAGGTTGACGTTGTGACTCACACACCATCAAAGCTTCTTCATATTTATCTCATTCATATTCATGATGTCTGAAGATCAGATCTGCTGGAGGCTTCTGCTCCAATGACAATCAAAATGAGTTGTTGTGAACATGGAGGTTATTTATTGAGGTTTTATTAATACACTTCACATCTTACATTTACAGCTCAGATGAGCCACCATCCCAAGACATCGGTCAGGAAAGTAAGTTGTTTTGAGAAACTAACAATCAAAAGAATCAGATTATCACTGTATAAGcttcttgtgtttttgtttctgattgtagacaaaaataaagCACTAAAGAGGATTtgcattgtgacatgatgctaaatgctttatttattctAAATTGCATATGTAATTGAATTGTCTGATGATTTGGACAGACTCTCTGATTGGTTGTGTTCTTGTACAGATGGTGTCGGTGATGAAGGTTCAGCATTTAAAATTGATCTCAGACGATCTCTGCAGGTGAGATGAGACACAAGAGTCAATGTCACCTTGTGCTGTGCAGATTTACCTCAAACAAcatcaaattaataaaaaaacagattacACAAATGCTACATTTTCCAATCAGTAATGTGATTCTCACATCTCACCTTATTCACTTTCTGAATGGGTCAAAGGTTATATGTCAACTgtttaattagtatcatttttatgaattttacTAGCCTACACTATGTTTGTATTTAGCCGTACGGATGGCACCTGCACGCTCCGTCACACCGTAAGTTACTGCAGACTCCAGGAGCGCTGCTTTATTCTCCTCTGAGCGTCGTGCACAACGGGAAAACCTGCATCCTCTTTAGAGCCCGAAAACTGGCCATCAGATACAAGAACCACAGTTTAGTGGACCTGACGGACCGAACCTTCGGCCCAGCCGCAACGGTGGACACCAAAGGGTCATTCTGCAGTAAAGATAAAGCCATGTGAGTTcagatgttatttatttcattcatGGGTTTAGATGACAACAATAAAACAATCAAGTCCATTATGTTCATATAAGCACTTTTTCCACCAACATTACTGTATGTTCTCAGTGGTACACTCCCATATACCATAAACATGCCGTCATGTGATGTTTTTATTCTCCAGACTAAATCTACGTTTCGGTGATGTAGAAGACCTCAGAGGCCTCTCCATCAGGTAGCACTGAAATGTTGCAGTTATTAATCTACAAATGCTTTGATCTCAGCAGTGCAATGCTACTAATAAAAGACATCTTTCATGTGTGATATAATGAAAACTGTCTTTATATCCACAGGCTACAAATGTCAAACACCTTCTACGAGTCAGCAGGACAGAACTGGTTTACTCTGGATAACGTTCACATCCACTACAACTGGACGTACGAGGCCACGTTTAACGCCACGGATGTGTACGCACCCTCCACCAACTCCTACCACTGCCAACATGTCAGCAGTCTCCAGAAATACGACACGCTGCTGGTACCCAGCGCCGGCACGGATCACGCGGCAAACTGGCACATCACATTCACCGACTTCCAGGTTGGCAGGCAACACTTATTGTGGGGTCCATGAATGGTTCAAGTTGGAATTGTAGCATCTTGTGTATTTTTAGCTGCTGGTGGGTGTCGTGTGATTACACAAACATAAAAGCATCTTTAAGAGAAGTGTGTGGTGGAGCATACAGCAAATTTACTTTAATGTCTAAAACTAGGAATTATTCTGCTTCCCAGGACAAACACTTGTGAATGAATTCAAACATGTTTATGTCAATGTAAGCCACAGATGATGAATGTGATGTGACATCGCTGTTTCTCCTTCATTTTCGaacagattcaagcattcaaccTTCACTCCAGTAAGTTCGCATCGGCCAGCGACTGCGCGACCTTCTTCACTCCAGCGATCCTCATGGGTCTGATCACATCTCTGATCCTGCTGCTGGTGTTGGCGTACGCTCTGCACATGGTGGTCCATCTAAAGCACATCGACCGCTACGAAGAGCACAAGACCACCGTCTACTTCCCTCGCAACACAGAAGCCACAGAGTCCATAGAGAAGAACAACTCCTAAAGACTCTCAGCAGATGAACAACAGATCTCTGAACGAGAGCTCGGGAAGCCACGGCGGCGGACGCAGATTTGACTGTAACTGTAAGAAACGTCCCAGCTGTTTAGGACTGACTGCACCACGGCAGTGACGTCATTGTGGTGGGACAGTGAAAGTCCCAATCAGGTTCCTTTGGGAGCTTACAGACTCACTATCACAGAGGATTTCTGCCGGTTCTCACCAAAAATCCAGAATCTGAAAAAGGTTTTGAAAGATTCAGCGTCAGGTTTCGTGAGTTGTGGATGTCTGCTGGAGCTCATGAATGAAATAGCACAATAATCATATATTCTGCGTTTCTATTATCTGTCTTTGCTTCCGTTTGACTGATAATGGcaagtttgtatttaaatatgATGCTTCTTTACAGTCAACATGAAACGTCCGCATTTACGCAACTGTAACGTGACATATTTCAGATTGAAACAGGATATTTCATGTAAAGTGCACAATTCATAATAACAACACAAACCATTCAGActtcatgttgactttaaaattataaactGTGAATAAACCGTTGTGATGTACTATTGTTTCAATTTGCCAATCCATTCTCAATTTCTTGCCATTAAgaatttaacttttaaaagcGTAATGCATTTCTGTACTGTTGGTGCCGAGCGACCAGAAAAAGCTCAAACTGAAGCTAACTATTATTTCAATATATTGTGTAAGATTTTCCATACAGTGTGTAACCAGCATTTACAACATACATCATTAATAAAAATCCCTTGAGGGTTTGcaaaaaataagtcattttaATCATTACCAATGTTACTTTCAAAAGATGTATTTTTGAAATGATTgcgttattttttgttatttgtaattTCTTCTTTCATTAGTCCTATGTGAATGCTTTTAAAGCTACACTTTTGGCAgtggtaaaatacatttttttatgaacAACTTCAATTTTTATCAACAATGACTAAAGCTAAACAACAATGAAAGCAACATAACACGTGTTGTGTAGTTAACCTGCTGCATGCCAAACCCATAATGTGCTAAATAAAGGGGAAAagatgtttagttttttttttaatgtacacaGATTAATAGTTTAACTTATTGGTTGAGCGGGCATTTATCAGATAAATGAAGATTGAAATGAACTATGATGTATTAATGTTTGATTGATTATTATTGTCCTATCAGTTTCTGTTGAGTTTAATAAAACCAGCAGcacaataataataactatgTGTTTTCTTTAAACAATATGAGATTACTTGAGCTTTACATGACATGCAGTTCATCTGAAAAGTGTTGTGTAAGATTGCACAACAATAATACAGTTTCTTTCATTTAGAGAGAAAACGTGAATAGCATTGAAACAGAGCAACTAATTTAAATAcataatacataaatatttatttatggatATAAAACACAAATTCAAGTATTTGCAACATATGAAAATTCCTCAAACTAAAGAGCTTCATTACTGTGATCTAATAAAGTTTACAATCTAAATATGTAAATCCAAAGAATGTTTTAATCATAGATTCATTTTTTGGTTGATTATCATGCtgtctaaaaataattttttgtttaatcgtTTATTCTCTAATCGTCCCAAACTTTTTCCCTTGgggtttaaaggggacatattacgAAAATCTTAAacttccatgtttaagtgctataattgtgtccccagtgcttctatcaacctagaaaatgtgaaaaagatcaacccagtaacttagttttggaaaaccattctctgcaagcatgtgaaaaaatagctcattgtaatttggctcctattgtgatgtcagaaggggataataccgccccctttatctgcactatccaaccacaacacagctatttagtacagagagaaaaagagagagaaattaattcacagcacaactgagtttcaattgcaacaaaccaccatcattgtgatcagtgtttgcacttcatccgctcatttgcatttttaaatgacacacccaaaaacggcacacttttgctcaggcctacaaagtggcaattttaacatgctgtaattaattatctgtgaggtattatgagctagaacttcaattaagcactctggggacaccaaagatttagtttacatctttaaaaaaaatctcataatatgacccctttaagtaaataaaCGAGGCTGAACTCTGGCGCCCCCCTAAGGAGGTTGGTAACCACTGCACCAGAGGAATCAATGGCCATTGTAGAATTATTGCGTACAGTTGTATGGGGTATACTGTACTTTATATACAACTCTCGTGTTTCTTTTGTTTGTATTGTCTTTCATATATttcttataaataaaattaacaaatattaaatgttcataacattttattttccaaaAGAACTGTACGAGTTTTATTATTGAGACAAGGGGTTTCGTCACAAGTCTTAACATGATTAAGCATACGCTAAGGTGTAATAGTTACaataactaataataagtaAAGAAGTAAAATACAGTAAGAAAACACATAAACCGACTTGTTTTATAAACAATTCCCATATAAAATATGTCGAATCTGTTGTTTTGAATGTCACGATCGTCTGCATTCGGGCAGTGAGTGAGTGACGCGCGCTGTTTGCTCACCGTGTCCTCATGTTGAGTCTGGTGTCGGGTCTCTCCGGCCGATTATTTAATCGTTTTACGTCTCCGTCATCGGTTCTGACCCACATCAGTCGGTTTTATAGGAATATGGAGAGATGCGTGGTGCGGTGCGTGCCACACGAGTCCAAGCTGACCATCTCCTTCAGTCTGGACGGCAGCAACAAACAGATGCTAAGAGAACAGACGGAACCGCTGGAGAAAGTTCTGGCCAGAATATCCAACAGTATCATCAAAGCACAAAACAAAGAGAAGAAATCAAAACGAAGTCGAGGTGACGCAGCTGAGAAACCAGAAATCCGTCTGTGCGTCAATGGAGAGCCGGTGGCTTTAGAAACCCTGAACTCAGACGCCTGGCAGGACGGAGCTGTGCTGCATGTGGGAGAAAATCAATACAAGGTGGAGAGAAACCCACCGacattcactgtatctgagttaCCTTCATCTCTCATGGCTGGCTTTCCTGTCTGTCCTAAGATGGAGGTCGAGTTTGGACACGTGAAGGACTGTGAGTTCAGATGGTTCAAGGAGAGCTCACCAAACTCTCAGATGTATGGAGATCAGGACCGATGGAGGGAGGCAGGAGATGAACGCGTATTCACACCATCAAATCTAGACATTGGGTTGAAAGTCATGCTGAAGTGCACACCAGGGAACGGATCCAGGTTTGGAGAACCCAAAGAGCTCGTGTCTGCAGGTAAAGTGGAGGCTGGTCCAGGCACGTGCACGTTTGATAACAGACACATGTACACCCAGAAGATCACCGATGAGTCTTCAGTGAGGGTTGTGTCTTATAATATACTAGCTGACATTTATGCTCAAACAGACCTCTCCAAAACCGTCCTGTACCCTTACTGTGCTCCCTACGCACTGGAGATTGACTACAGACAGAATCTGATCAAGAAGGAGCTCTCGGGTTATAATGCTGACATCATTTGCCTTCAGGAGGTCGATAAAGGGATTTTTACAGATAGTTTGTGTCCTGCGCTTGATGCTTTTGGGATGGATGGTGTTTTCAAGATCAAGGAAAGACAGCACGAGGGTTTGGCGACGTTTTTCAGAAGGTCCAAGTTTAAATGCCTCAGTCAGTATGATATTGTGATAAGTGAGGCTTTGAGGACCGACCCTCTTCATCAGGAACTACTGGAGAAAGTGTCCACCAACCCCAACCTTAAGGAGAAGATAGAAACCCGCTCAACATCTCTGCAGGTATTTTATTTCATGTGTAAAGATCATTCATTTATCTACAAAGCCCAAGAAACTCTCTACAGCTCTGGTATTCCTACTGCAAAATTCAGCCAAGACTGACATAAataagctggtttaaggtggcagtagctggttaaAGCTGCTGGGTCTGCTaatcttccagcctgaccagcaaaatccagctagaccagcttaaaaagtgaccaaaacacagcttgacTAGCAAAATCAactagctaaaaccagctcaccagcttatgctggattTTTCTGTAGGGATCCCACAATTCTTTAGTGCAAAACTAAACTAACCTGCATGCGTCTCTACTCCACCTTAGGTGACTGTTTTGCAGTCATTATGTGACCCATCCAGGGTAATATGTGTCGGAAACACGCACCTGTACTGGCATCCTAATGGTAAGTTTGAAATTATACTAAATATTTGTAGCATGCATTtgtttacaaaatgtttttaggttatgaaaaaaaacaacttttgaagATGAGTTTCAAAGCCAAGTTTTTGAAAACGACACCATTATTGTTTCTTTATTCGTTGTTTCTTCGCCACTTTATATTGCAGAGTcccaataataaataatatacacaataatgtaataaatcaACCATCATTTTTCGAAACAAAACTGCTGGAAGCTTTCGTgtcttgattgtttgtatttgcTTTGTTGGGATGGGAGAAACATAGCTTTTCGAAGATGATTCACTCAAAATCTAAATATGGCACAACCTGCTGGTGAAAAACAACAAGATCTCAGTTCAAATATTTGACACTTTTTACTAAATAATTGCAAAGGTTTATCTAAAAAATATGTTAAGCCAAGAAGTAAAATTGTCttctgtgtttttagttttatttaaagtaaacagATCGTAAAAACTCTAGCTCCTATTTTAATTATTCACATGTTTGTCATTAGTCAAATCACCCGTCACTATCCCTGTGTAGTGTGTGCTGTTTCTTTACAAAGTgacatcgccatctactggcctatCACGCAGCATTTTAATCATGTTTGCAGATCCATGTCAGCTAGGCTCGTTTTGACAACGttgtattttttctgtttttaatacAATCGTAGTTGTGTGAACGTGTACCCTGAGTTAGTAAAAGTTCCTTCTCTGTTGTCCAGGAGGAAATGTTCGGCTGGTACAGATGGCTGTAGCCCTGAAACACATCAAGCAGGTGGTTACAGAGAATCATCCTGGAGCTGCTGTGATGTTCTCGGGTGATTTTAACAGCACACCCTCCTCCGGACTCGTCCAGCTCGTGTGTCAGGGATCCATCACGGAGAACCACGACGACTGGGCTTCCAACGGTCCAGAAGAACTGGTTCAGATTGAACTGTTAAATCCTTTCCAGCTCTTCAGCGCCTGTGACTTTCCAGTCTACACAAACTACGTCGGG contains:
- the pde12 gene encoding 2',5'-phosphodiesterase 12 yields the protein MLSLVSGLSGRLFNRFTSPSSVLTHISRFYRNMERCVVRCVPHESKLTISFSLDGSNKQMLREQTEPLEKVLARISNSIIKAQNKEKKSKRSRGDAAEKPEIRLCVNGEPVALETLNSDAWQDGAVLHVGENQYKVERNPPTFTVSELPSSLMAGFPVCPKMEVEFGHVKDCEFRWFKESSPNSQMYGDQDRWREAGDERVFTPSNLDIGLKVMLKCTPGNGSRFGEPKELVSAGKVEAGPGTCTFDNRHMYTQKITDESSVRVVSYNILADIYAQTDLSKTVLYPYCAPYALEIDYRQNLIKKELSGYNADIICLQEVDKGIFTDSLCPALDAFGMDGVFKIKERQHEGLATFFRRSKFKCLSQYDIVISEALRTDPLHQELLEKVSTNPNLKEKIETRSTSLQVTVLQSLCDPSRVICVGNTHLYWHPNGGNVRLVQMAVALKHIKQVVTENHPGAAVMFSGDFNSTPSSGLVQLVCQGSITENHDDWASNGPEELVQIELLNPFQLFSACDFPVYTNYVGGFQGCLDYIFVEPHVLQVDQVIPLPSHPEVTACQALPSVSHPSDHIALICDLKWK
- the atp6ap1la gene encoding ATPase H+ transporting accessory protein 1 like a, with amino-acid sequence MASLWRPMFLALFALMILQMSSSSEQLAASMEGSSDEPPSQDIGQENGVGDEGSAFKIDLRRSLQPYGWHLHAPSHRKLLQTPGALLYSPLSVVHNGKTCILFRARKLAIRYKNHSLVDLTDRTFGPAATVDTKGSFCSKDKAILNLRFGDVEDLRGLSIRLQMSNTFYESAGQNWFTLDNVHIHYNWTYEATFNATDVYAPSTNSYHCQHVSSLQKYDTLLVPSAGTDHAANWHITFTDFQIQAFNLHSSKFASASDCATFFTPAILMGLITSLILLLVLAYALHMVVHLKHIDRYEEHKTTVYFPRNTEATESIEKNNS